A single region of the Streptomyces vilmorinianum genome encodes:
- a CDS encoding TetR family transcriptional regulator — protein MTEEETRTRARILRVAGEEFAARGFHATSLREIADRVGVTKAAVLYHFAGKADILAALAEPMLGDLEAAMTGAARRAPEEARWAAVEGLLDVWLTHRGLLRLNLQDLALAAPGPVFERFKGALLRANALVAGAEADFAGRVRAAQAIAMLGDPVVLFADAPVDELRAEVLAGVHRLLDGDGDGEVRRPGSRPRRGRPAAMTEEMAARARRLHGAGSTAAEIADALGVSRATVYRHLAPSQKD, from the coding sequence ATGACCGAGGAGGAGACGCGTACCAGGGCCCGGATCCTGCGCGTCGCGGGCGAGGAGTTCGCCGCGCGCGGCTTCCACGCGACCTCCCTACGCGAGATCGCGGACCGCGTCGGCGTCACCAAGGCCGCCGTGCTCTACCACTTCGCCGGCAAGGCGGACATCCTCGCCGCCCTGGCCGAACCCATGCTCGGCGACCTCGAAGCGGCGATGACCGGGGCCGCGCGACGCGCACCCGAAGAGGCGCGATGGGCGGCCGTCGAGGGGCTGCTGGACGTCTGGCTGACCCACCGAGGACTGCTCAGGCTCAACCTCCAGGACCTGGCCCTGGCCGCGCCCGGACCGGTCTTCGAACGCTTCAAGGGCGCCCTGCTCCGGGCCAACGCGCTGGTCGCGGGCGCGGAGGCGGACTTCGCCGGGCGCGTGCGGGCGGCCCAGGCGATCGCCATGCTCGGCGACCCGGTGGTGCTCTTCGCCGACGCCCCGGTCGACGAGTTGCGCGCCGAGGTGCTCGCCGGTGTGCACCGCCTCCTCGACGGCGACGGCGACGGCGAGGTCCGCCGCCCCGGTTCCCGGCCCCGCCGCGGCCGGCCCGCCGCCATGACCGAGGAGATGGCCGCCCGGGCCCGGCGTCTCCATGGCGCCGGGAGCACGGCCGCCGAGATCGCGGACGCGCTCGGCGTCTCCCGTGCCACGGTCTACCGCCATCTCGCCCCGTCGCAAAAAGACTGA
- a CDS encoding acyl-CoA dehydrogenase family protein: MHLEYTPAQHRLREELRGYFAELVPDDVHARYADPSAQKRFYRETVRRLGTDGWLGVGWPVAYGGRGLSPMEQFIFFDEAAQAGVPLPLMALNTVGPTIMQFGTDEQKAYFLPKILSGEIDFAIGYSEPDAGTDLAALKTRAVRDGDAYIVNGQKIWTTNGDTADWVWLAVRTDPDAPAHKGITMLLVPTTDPGYSCTLINTLASHDTTASYYENVRVPVSHRVGEENKGWRLITNQLNHERVTLAAHGTMAIRALHDVQRWAAGTKLADGRRVIDLGWVRRSLARTHTRLDAMKLLNWQMVNAVQQGTLTPQDASAVKVYGSEARRDAYAWLMEVVGSAGALKEGSAGAVLHGELERGYRSAVIFTFGGGNNEIQREIISWIGLGMPRVRR, encoded by the coding sequence ATGCACCTCGAGTACACGCCCGCCCAGCACCGCTTGCGCGAGGAGCTGCGCGGGTACTTCGCCGAGCTCGTCCCGGACGACGTCCACGCCCGCTACGCCGACCCGTCCGCCCAGAAGCGGTTCTACCGCGAGACCGTGCGCAGGCTCGGCACGGACGGCTGGCTCGGGGTCGGCTGGCCCGTCGCGTACGGGGGGCGCGGGCTGAGCCCCATGGAGCAGTTCATCTTCTTCGACGAGGCCGCCCAGGCCGGCGTCCCGCTGCCGCTGATGGCCCTGAACACCGTCGGCCCGACGATCATGCAGTTCGGTACCGACGAGCAGAAGGCGTACTTCCTGCCGAAGATCCTCTCCGGGGAGATCGACTTCGCCATCGGCTACAGCGAGCCCGACGCCGGTACCGACCTGGCAGCCCTCAAGACGCGCGCGGTCAGGGACGGTGACGCCTACATCGTCAATGGGCAGAAGATCTGGACGACGAACGGCGACACCGCCGACTGGGTCTGGCTCGCCGTCCGCACCGACCCGGACGCCCCGGCCCACAAGGGCATCACCATGCTGCTCGTGCCGACCACCGACCCCGGCTACTCCTGCACCCTCATCAACACCCTCGCCTCGCACGACACGACCGCCAGCTACTACGAGAACGTCCGCGTGCCCGTCTCCCACCGCGTCGGCGAGGAGAACAAGGGCTGGCGGCTCATCACCAACCAGCTCAACCACGAACGCGTGACCCTCGCCGCCCACGGCACGATGGCGATCCGCGCCCTCCACGACGTCCAGCGATGGGCCGCCGGGACCAAGCTCGCCGACGGACGCCGGGTGATCGACCTCGGCTGGGTGCGCCGCAGCCTGGCCCGTACGCACACCCGGCTCGACGCGATGAAACTCCTCAACTGGCAGATGGTGAACGCCGTCCAGCAGGGCACCCTCACCCCCCAGGACGCCTCCGCCGTCAAGGTCTACGGCTCCGAGGCCCGCCGCGACGCCTACGCCTGGCTCATGGAGGTCGTCGGCTCGGCCGGCGCCCTCAAGGAGGGCTCCGCCGGCGCGGTCCTCCACGGCGAACTCGAACGCGGCTACCGCTCGGCCGTCATCTTCACCTTCGGTGGCGGCAACAACGAGATCCAGCGCGAGATCATCTCCTGGATCGGCCTCGGAATGCCCCGCGTCCGGCGCTGA
- a CDS encoding oxygenase MpaB family protein has product MRQDADPGLFGPHSVTWQLHGDPVMWIAGVRALYLQALHPVAVRGVMINSDFRRDAWGRLLRTANFVGTLSYGTTEAAEAAGARVRKIHRLLGVDDPELLLWVHCAEVDSYLSVVRRSGIPISDAQADRYIDEHRESARLVGLDPREVPATADELDRYFDAIRPRLAAGEDARTVDAFLRRPPVPPALVPAREIVWRRVVSLAYDSLPPYAHALYGRPAPPPETVTYRLTAAGNLLRCIPDRLRWRLPPGHILKAMARLGPDARPAPYTLRSQAAILDGPGRAQRIDGGDSTRWRRPG; this is encoded by the coding sequence ATGAGGCAGGACGCCGACCCCGGGCTCTTCGGTCCCCACTCCGTCACCTGGCAGCTGCACGGTGACCCGGTGATGTGGATCGCCGGGGTCCGCGCCCTCTACCTTCAGGCACTGCACCCGGTCGCCGTCCGCGGAGTCATGATCAACAGCGACTTCCGGCGGGACGCCTGGGGCCGGCTCCTGCGGACGGCGAACTTCGTCGGCACGCTCAGCTACGGCACCACCGAGGCCGCCGAGGCCGCCGGAGCCCGGGTGCGGAAGATCCACCGGCTGCTCGGGGTCGACGACCCCGAGCTGCTGCTCTGGGTGCACTGCGCCGAGGTCGACTCCTACCTCTCGGTCGTACGCCGCTCGGGCATCCCGATCAGCGACGCCCAGGCCGACCGCTACATCGACGAACACCGCGAGTCCGCCCGGCTCGTCGGGCTCGACCCGCGCGAAGTGCCCGCCACCGCCGACGAGCTCGACCGCTACTTCGACGCGATACGGCCCCGGCTCGCCGCCGGCGAGGACGCGCGCACCGTCGACGCGTTTCTGCGCCGCCCCCCGGTCCCGCCCGCCCTCGTCCCGGCGCGCGAGATCGTCTGGCGGCGCGTGGTGTCACTCGCGTACGACTCCCTGCCCCCCTACGCCCACGCCCTGTACGGCCGGCCCGCGCCGCCGCCCGAGACCGTCACGTACCGGCTCACCGCGGCGGGCAATCTGCTGCGCTGCATCCCGGACCGGCTCCGCTGGCGCCTTCCCCCAGGTCACATCCTGAAGGCGATGGCACGTCTCGGCCCCGACGCACGCCCCGCCCCGTACACACTCCGCAGCCAGGCGGCCATACTGGACGGGCCGGGGAGGGCGCAGAGAATCGACGGGGGCGACAGCACGCGATGGCGGAGACCAGGCTGA
- a CDS encoding serine/threonine-protein kinase — translation MAETRLIQGRYRLHDVIGRGGMGEVWRATDESLGRRVAVKCLKPLGQQHDANFAVLRERFRREARVAASLQHRGVTVVHDFGESDGVLFLVMELLEGHNLSQLLEENRKHPLPVRDVEDIAEQVADALAYTHRQGVVHRDLKPANIMRLGDGAVKICDFGIARLGADIGFTSRLTGTGIAMGTPHYMSPEQISGGEVDHRSDLYSLGCVLYEIATGVPPFDLDDTWAILVGHRDTPPEPLRTHRAELPGYLDRIVLDLLAKTPDGRPTDATDLRRRIASARTAGPEPVALSMPLPVSLSVQVPEADVSRLPSWARGMTTGHRATAGSLALRTVAFDPAAGLTGEWTAPSRVLPPAPVGDGRATPSPELLAVLASRHKAGLSLGRLGRWDEAADVHRSVAEVRERVLGPDHPDTLASGYEVGFTLSRLARPADALRAFTRVTEGRERVLGPDHPDTLAARQETAYVLGRLGRHFEAHQVYAAVLASRERTMGPDHPDTLRCRHNLAFNLGRLGRLDESYRMAREVAEARARLLGDEHPDTLVTRYEVAYTLGRLGRWPEALAAYREVAAARGAVLGADHLDTLAARYEVGICLGRLGRSEEALELYRDLSEARTRAHGPDDPETLRARHGIGVNLGRLSRWEEAVEEAREVCAARERVLGADHPDTLVSRREIAVGLGWLARWPDALTVYRQVAEARDRVLGPDHPDTLASRHDEAHCLEQLGRHTEAVELYRRVAALRSSDGEGSAQR, via the coding sequence ATGGCGGAGACCAGGCTGATCCAGGGCCGGTACCGGCTGCACGACGTGATCGGGCGCGGGGGCATGGGCGAGGTGTGGCGTGCCACCGACGAGTCGCTCGGCCGGCGTGTCGCGGTCAAGTGCCTCAAGCCGCTGGGACAGCAGCACGACGCCAACTTCGCGGTGCTGCGCGAACGGTTCCGGCGCGAGGCGCGCGTCGCCGCCTCGCTCCAGCATCGCGGAGTGACCGTCGTCCATGACTTCGGCGAGTCCGACGGGGTGCTCTTCCTCGTCATGGAGCTCCTGGAGGGCCACAACCTCAGCCAGCTCCTGGAGGAGAACCGGAAGCACCCGCTGCCGGTGCGGGACGTCGAGGACATCGCCGAACAGGTCGCCGACGCCCTCGCGTACACCCATCGCCAAGGGGTCGTGCACCGCGACCTCAAGCCCGCCAACATCATGCGGCTCGGCGACGGCGCGGTGAAGATCTGCGACTTCGGGATAGCGCGCCTCGGCGCCGACATCGGCTTCACGTCCCGTCTCACCGGCACCGGCATCGCCATGGGAACCCCGCACTACATGTCCCCGGAGCAGATCAGCGGCGGCGAGGTCGACCACCGCAGCGACCTGTACTCGCTGGGGTGCGTGCTGTACGAGATCGCCACCGGCGTCCCGCCCTTCGACCTCGACGACACATGGGCCATCCTCGTCGGCCACCGCGACACGCCGCCCGAGCCGCTGCGCACGCACCGCGCCGAGCTGCCCGGCTATCTGGACCGGATCGTGCTCGATCTGCTCGCCAAGACGCCGGACGGGCGGCCCACCGACGCGACCGATCTGCGCCGTCGTATCGCCTCGGCCCGCACCGCCGGACCGGAGCCCGTGGCGCTGTCCATGCCGCTGCCCGTGTCGCTGTCCGTACAGGTGCCGGAGGCGGACGTCTCCCGACTCCCTTCCTGGGCCAGGGGGATGACCACGGGACACAGGGCGACGGCGGGTTCCCTCGCCCTGAGAACCGTGGCGTTCGACCCGGCGGCCGGGCTCACGGGGGAGTGGACCGCCCCGTCCCGGGTGCTGCCCCCGGCGCCCGTCGGCGACGGGCGGGCCACCCCCTCGCCGGAACTGCTCGCCGTCCTCGCCAGCCGGCACAAGGCCGGCCTCAGCCTCGGCCGACTCGGCCGCTGGGACGAGGCGGCGGACGTGCACCGGTCCGTCGCCGAGGTCCGTGAGCGCGTGCTGGGCCCCGACCACCCCGACACCCTCGCCAGCGGGTACGAGGTCGGCTTCACGCTCAGCAGGCTCGCCCGCCCCGCCGACGCCCTGCGCGCGTTCACCCGGGTCACCGAGGGCCGCGAGCGCGTGCTGGGCCCCGACCACCCCGACACCCTGGCCGCGCGTCAGGAGACGGCGTACGTACTCGGCCGCCTCGGGCGCCACTTCGAGGCACACCAGGTGTACGCGGCGGTGCTCGCCTCCCGCGAGCGCACCATGGGCCCCGACCACCCCGACACCCTGCGGTGCCGCCACAACCTGGCCTTCAACCTGGGCCGGCTCGGCCGTCTGGACGAGTCGTACCGGATGGCGCGGGAGGTCGCGGAGGCACGGGCCCGGCTCCTCGGCGACGAGCACCCGGACACGCTCGTGACGCGTTACGAAGTGGCGTACACGCTCGGCCGGCTGGGGCGCTGGCCGGAGGCGCTCGCCGCCTACCGCGAGGTCGCCGCGGCGCGTGGCGCCGTCCTCGGCGCCGACCACCTCGACACGCTCGCCGCCCGCTACGAGGTCGGCATCTGCCTGGGCCGGCTCGGCCGGAGCGAAGAGGCGCTGGAGCTCTACCGCGACCTGAGCGAAGCCCGCACCCGCGCGCACGGGCCCGACGACCCCGAGACGCTGCGCGCCCGCCACGGCATCGGGGTCAACCTGGGCCGGCTCTCCCGCTGGGAGGAGGCCGTCGAGGAGGCCCGGGAGGTGTGCGCGGCCCGCGAACGCGTCCTCGGCGCCGACCACCCGGACACCCTCGTCAGCCGCCGCGAGATCGCCGTCGGCCTCGGCTGGCTCGCCCGCTGGCCGGACGCCCTGACCGTCTACCGCCAGGTCGCCGAGGCCCGCGACCGCGTCCTCGGCCCCGACCACCCCGACACCCTGGCAAGCCGCCACGACGAGGCCCACTGCCTGGAACAACTCGGCCGCCACACCGAGGCCGTCGAGCTCTACCGCCGGGTGGCCGCCCTGCGCAGCAGCGACGGGGAGGGGAGCGCTCAGCGCTGA
- a CDS encoding elongation factor G yields the protein MSSSLEPNNLNLGILAHIDAGKTSLTERLLYAAGAIDAVGSVDEGSTQTDSLDLERQRGITIRSAVVSFAVDDIAVNLIDTPGHPDFIAEVERVLSVLDGAVLVVSAVEGVQAQTRVLMRTLRRLGIPTLIFVNKIDRRGADREGTLRGIREKLTSCVVPMGSTRALGTAAAAFTPYGPADTTFSSGLLDLLTAQDDAFLARCVENPQQISPERLRAELARQTAHVLAHPVFFGSAITGAGVTSLMAGVREFLPAVAGDSEGPVSGTVFTVERGTAGEKIAYVRMFSGTVRTRDTVQFRGGNGADHVAEGKVTGVDVFGHDAADGRGVARAGRIARLRGLGGIRVGDTISAPGEPAPVRDVQGHFAPPTLETVVVPERAADRGRLHVALTQLAEQDPLIDLRRDEPREETHLSLYGEVQKEVIQATLADAYGIGVTFRATTPLCVERLSRTGAAFEAIGGDGNPFLAAIGLRVAPAPPGSGVEFRLGIELGSLPLAFLNAVRETVDATLRQGVHGWRIPDCAVTLTRSRYLARQSHAHGTFDKSMSSTAGDFRHLTPLVLMSALLEAGTRVHEPVHRFRLEIPEGTLDTLLPVLTRAGALPGTTEQRGRSLVLEGDIPAARVHELQQRLPSLTQGEGVLESAFAHYRPVAGAVPTRARTDHNPLNRKEYLRHVLRRV from the coding sequence ATGAGTTCATCGCTCGAACCGAACAACCTGAATCTGGGGATTCTCGCTCACATTGACGCGGGAAAGACCAGCCTCACCGAGCGGCTTCTGTACGCCGCCGGTGCCATCGACGCCGTCGGGAGCGTCGACGAGGGAAGTACGCAGACCGACTCGCTCGACCTGGAGCGGCAGCGCGGCATCACGATCAGATCCGCCGTCGTGTCCTTCGCCGTCGACGACATCGCCGTCAATCTGATCGACACCCCCGGCCACCCCGACTTCATCGCCGAGGTGGAGCGCGTCCTGAGCGTGCTGGACGGGGCCGTGCTCGTCGTGTCCGCCGTCGAAGGGGTGCAGGCCCAGACCCGCGTTCTCATGCGGACGTTGAGGCGGCTCGGCATTCCGACGCTGATCTTCGTGAACAAGATCGACCGCCGTGGCGCGGACCGCGAAGGCACCCTCCGGGGCATCCGGGAGAAGCTCACCTCCTGCGTCGTCCCCATGGGTTCGACGCGTGCCCTGGGCACGGCCGCGGCCGCGTTCACACCGTACGGCCCGGCCGACACCACCTTCTCGTCCGGTCTGCTCGACCTCCTCACCGCACAGGACGACGCGTTTCTCGCCCGGTGCGTGGAGAACCCGCAACAGATCTCCCCCGAGCGGCTGCGGGCGGAGTTGGCGCGGCAGACCGCGCACGTCCTGGCCCACCCGGTCTTCTTCGGATCCGCGATCACCGGTGCGGGGGTCACCAGCCTGATGGCGGGCGTGAGGGAATTCCTCCCCGCCGTCGCGGGAGACAGCGAAGGGCCGGTTTCCGGAACCGTCTTCACGGTGGAGCGTGGCACGGCCGGCGAGAAGATCGCGTACGTACGCATGTTCTCCGGCACCGTACGGACCCGGGACACCGTGCAATTCCGCGGGGGAAACGGCGCCGATCACGTCGCCGAGGGGAAAGTCACCGGCGTCGACGTCTTCGGCCACGATGCCGCCGACGGCCGGGGCGTCGCCCGCGCGGGCCGGATCGCCCGGCTCCGGGGCCTCGGCGGCATCCGTGTCGGGGACACGATCAGCGCCCCGGGAGAACCCGCCCCCGTGCGCGACGTGCAAGGGCACTTCGCGCCGCCGACCCTGGAGACCGTCGTCGTCCCCGAGCGGGCCGCCGACCGAGGACGCCTCCATGTCGCCCTCACCCAACTCGCCGAGCAGGACCCGCTGATCGACCTGCGCCGGGACGAACCGCGCGAGGAGACCCACCTCTCGCTCTACGGCGAGGTGCAGAAGGAGGTGATCCAGGCGACGCTCGCCGACGCGTACGGCATCGGCGTCACCTTCCGCGCGACCACCCCCCTCTGCGTCGAGCGCCTGAGCCGCACGGGCGCCGCGTTCGAGGCGATCGGCGGGGACGGCAACCCGTTCCTCGCCGCGATCGGACTGCGCGTCGCACCGGCACCGCCCGGCAGCGGCGTGGAGTTCCGCCTCGGCATCGAACTCGGCTCGCTCCCCCTCGCGTTCCTCAACGCGGTGCGGGAGACCGTCGACGCGACGCTGCGGCAGGGCGTCCACGGCTGGCGTATCCCCGACTGCGCGGTCACCCTCACCCGCTCCCGCTACCTGGCACGCCAGAGCCACGCTCACGGCACCTTCGACAAGAGCATGTCGAGCACCGCGGGGGACTTCCGCCATCTGACCCCCCTCGTCCTGATGAGCGCCCTCCTCGAGGCCGGGACCCGGGTGCACGAGCCGGTCCACCGGTTCCGGCTGGAGATCCCCGAGGGGACGCTCGACACCCTCCTGCCCGTCCTGACCCGGGCCGGCGCACTCCCGGGGACGACGGAGCAGCGCGGGCGCTCCCTCGTCCTGGAGGGCGACATCCCGGCGGCCCGCGTGCACGAGCTGCAGCAGCGACTGCCCTCGCTCACCCAGGGCGAAGGCGTCCTGGAGAGCGCCTTCGCCCACTACCGGCCGGTCGCCGGCGCGGTCCCGACCCGGGCCCGCACGGACCACAACCCCCTGAACCGGAAGGAGTACCTCCGCCACGTCCTGCGCCGGGTCTGA
- a CDS encoding GNAT family N-acetyltransferase, whose product MPDPADVPDPAAPDAPVHPQYPVRTKRLRLRPVRRDDLDAIHAHRSLPEVALYLPHEPHTREMTARTLERVLAGEALANPGDWLDLAVETESGRVVGEVLLRREPDEPATGQVGFAFHPDVHGTGIATEAVTAALDIAFDSFGWHRVIGFCDVRNVASAALMRRVGMRHEAVHRDSVFLKNAWCSDSVFAVLAAEWRGTPPRTAEERAVDAVATAFFSAFTRRAGEPVSLDAARAALAPDAVIERVDENGNLDRTNVEEFLAPRHALLNGPELTDFHEFEVAFTTVVTAGRALRSSLYHKHGIHDGVPFAGWGRMNLHLTTSSGAWLIESATWTDETQHTHHTKEPRR is encoded by the coding sequence ATGCCCGACCCGGCCGACGTGCCCGACCCGGCAGCCCCCGATGCCCCCGTACATCCGCAGTACCCGGTCCGTACGAAGCGGCTGCGCCTGCGCCCCGTCCGCAGGGACGACCTCGACGCCATCCACGCCCACCGCTCCCTGCCCGAGGTCGCGCTCTACCTGCCGCACGAACCGCACACCCGGGAGATGACCGCGCGGACCCTGGAGCGTGTGCTCGCCGGCGAGGCGCTCGCGAACCCCGGCGACTGGCTCGACCTGGCCGTGGAGACCGAGTCGGGCCGGGTCGTCGGCGAAGTGCTCCTGAGGCGGGAGCCCGACGAACCGGCCACCGGCCAGGTCGGGTTCGCCTTCCACCCGGACGTGCACGGCACCGGGATCGCCACCGAGGCGGTCACGGCCGCACTCGACATCGCCTTCGACAGCTTCGGCTGGCACCGCGTCATCGGGTTCTGCGACGTGCGCAACGTCGCCTCCGCGGCCCTCATGCGGCGGGTCGGCATGCGCCACGAGGCCGTCCACCGCGACAGCGTCTTCCTCAAGAACGCCTGGTGCAGCGACTCGGTGTTCGCGGTCCTCGCGGCCGAGTGGCGCGGGACCCCGCCGCGTACCGCCGAGGAGCGGGCCGTCGACGCGGTCGCCACCGCCTTCTTCTCCGCGTTCACCCGCCGCGCGGGGGAGCCGGTGAGCCTCGACGCCGCCCGCGCCGCCCTCGCGCCCGACGCCGTCATCGAGCGCGTGGACGAGAACGGGAACCTCGACCGTACGAACGTGGAGGAGTTCCTGGCGCCCCGTCACGCCCTCCTCAACGGGCCGGAGCTGACCGACTTCCACGAGTTCGAGGTCGCGTTCACGACCGTCGTCACCGCCGGACGTGCCCTGCGGAGCTCGCTCTACCACAAGCACGGCATCCACGACGGCGTCCCCTTCGCGGGATGGGGACGCATGAACCTCCACCTGACCACGTCCTCCGGTGCCTGGCTCATCGAGTCCGCCACCTGGACGGACGAAACCCAGCACACGCACCACACGAAGGAGCCCCGGCGTTGA
- a CDS encoding FAD-dependent monooxygenase: MRGDTVLISGAGIAGPVLAYWLARHGMRPTVVEHARDLLSSGSPVDVAGQALTVAEDMGVLPRLREAATPVTRLRLVDGSGGPVATVPTPGQGVGGAAGGPRQR, translated from the coding sequence ATGAGGGGCGACACGGTACTGATCTCCGGAGCGGGCATCGCCGGTCCCGTCCTCGCGTACTGGCTGGCGCGGCACGGGATGCGGCCGACGGTCGTGGAGCACGCGCGGGACCTGCTGTCCAGCGGCAGCCCGGTGGATGTCGCGGGGCAGGCGCTGACGGTGGCGGAGGACATGGGCGTCCTGCCCCGGCTGCGGGAGGCCGCCACCCCGGTCACACGACTCCGGCTCGTCGACGGCTCGGGCGGTCCGGTCGCCACGGTTCCCACGCCGGGCCAAGGAGTCGGTGGGGCGGCGGGGGGTCCCCGGCAGCGGTAA
- a CDS encoding phytoene desaturase family protein, producing MTAQRSYDAVIVGGGHNGLVAAAYLARAGRTVLVLERLGSTGGAAVSTRPFAGVDARLSRYSYLVSLLPQKIVRELGLRFAVRKRSVSSYTPKGDSGLLVGGGADRTRASFAALTGSDREYGAWQAFYGRTGQVAERVFPTLTEPLPTREELRARVADETAWRMLFEEPIGTTVEETFADDLVRGVVLTDALIGTFADAHDPSLLQNRCFLYHVIGGGTGDWDVPVGGMGALTDALADAARAAGAEIRTGHEATRIETDGTRAEITFRTAHGEGAVAAEHVLVNASPQALAALLGDTPPPPAEGAQLKVNMLLTRLPRLRDRSVDPREAFAGTFHIAEGYGQLATAYAEAAAGRLPSAPPSEIYCHSLTDPTILGPELAERGYQTLTLFGLHTPARLFAADNDTARADLLKATLAELDAVLDEPLTDCLALDAEGRPCIEAKTPLDLERDLRLPGGHIFHRDLSFPYGEEGAGRWGVETAHANVLLCGAGAVRGGGVSGIPGHNAAMAALGH from the coding sequence ATGACCGCACAGCGCTCGTACGACGCCGTCATCGTCGGCGGTGGCCACAACGGACTGGTCGCCGCCGCCTACCTGGCGCGCGCCGGACGCACCGTCCTCGTTCTCGAACGGCTCGGCTCCACCGGTGGCGCCGCCGTCTCCACCCGGCCCTTCGCCGGGGTCGACGCCCGCCTCTCCCGGTACTCGTACCTCGTCTCGCTCCTCCCGCAGAAGATCGTGCGCGAGCTGGGGCTGCGGTTCGCCGTACGGAAGCGGTCCGTCTCCTCGTACACACCGAAGGGCGACAGCGGCCTGCTCGTCGGCGGCGGCGCCGACCGCACCCGCGCCTCCTTCGCCGCGCTCACCGGCTCCGACCGCGAGTACGGGGCGTGGCAGGCCTTCTACGGCCGTACGGGACAGGTGGCCGAGCGCGTCTTCCCCACCCTCACCGAACCGCTGCCCACCCGCGAGGAGCTCCGGGCCCGCGTGGCCGACGAGACCGCCTGGCGGATGCTCTTCGAAGAGCCCATCGGCACGACGGTCGAGGAGACCTTCGCCGACGACCTCGTCCGGGGCGTCGTCCTGACCGACGCCCTGATCGGCACCTTCGCCGACGCCCACGACCCCTCGCTGCTCCAGAACCGCTGCTTCCTCTACCACGTCATCGGCGGGGGCACCGGCGACTGGGACGTCCCCGTCGGCGGCATGGGCGCGCTCACCGACGCGCTCGCGGACGCCGCCCGCGCGGCGGGCGCGGAGATCCGTACCGGACACGAGGCCACCCGGATCGAGACCGACGGCACCCGCGCCGAGATCACCTTCCGCACGGCGCACGGCGAGGGCGCGGTCGCGGCAGAGCACGTCCTCGTCAACGCCTCGCCCCAGGCCCTCGCCGCCCTCCTCGGCGACACGCCCCCACCGCCCGCCGAAGGCGCCCAGCTCAAGGTCAACATGCTGCTCACCCGGTTGCCCCGGCTGCGCGACCGCTCCGTCGACCCCCGCGAGGCGTTCGCCGGGACCTTCCACATCGCCGAGGGATACGGCCAGTTGGCCACCGCGTACGCCGAGGCCGCCGCCGGCCGGCTGCCGAGCGCGCCGCCCTCCGAGATCTACTGCCACTCCCTGACCGACCCCACCATCCTCGGTCCCGAACTCGCCGAGCGGGGCTACCAGACCCTCACCCTCTTCGGACTGCACACCCCCGCCCGGCTGTTCGCCGCCGACAACGACACCGCCCGCGCCGACCTGCTCAAGGCGACCCTCGCCGAGCTCGACGCCGTCCTCGACGAGCCGCTCACCGACTGCCTCGCCCTCGACGCCGAGGGCCGGCCCTGCATCGAGGCCAAGACCCCGCTCGACCTCGAACGCGATCTGCGGCTGCCCGGCGGCCACATCTTCCACCGCGACCTCTCCTTCCCCTACGGGGAAGAGGGCGCCGGTCGCTGGGGCGTCGAGACCGCGCACGCCAACGTCCTCCTCTGCGGCGCCGGCGCCGTCCGGGGCGGCGGAGTGAGCGGCATCCCCGGCCACAATGCGGCGATGGCGGCGCTGGGACATTGA